The following are encoded in a window of Paenibacillus polymyxa genomic DNA:
- a CDS encoding pentapeptide repeat-containing protein: MKIKMELPKIPVDLPILNEEMYSLRSKGEYRMGSVEDMILDNVEAVKVSLEKMAFKNVTIMESSLPESEWTDVIFDKCDLSNVHFSGSFIHRVEFRNCKLLGTDFSRSRLQNVRFSDCLGDYSMFRFANFKQVGFEDCSLISADLYHLTLQKTFFNRCNLDQAMLSGSKLNGIDLSDCEFDGLQVDIEDLNGCIISPHQASSFVGLLGLVIK; encoded by the coding sequence TCGACTTGCCCATATTAAATGAAGAAATGTATTCCTTACGATCCAAAGGTGAATATCGTATGGGGTCTGTAGAGGATATGATTTTGGATAATGTGGAAGCGGTTAAGGTTTCATTAGAGAAGATGGCTTTTAAAAATGTAACGATCATGGAATCGTCATTGCCGGAAAGTGAATGGACAGACGTCATTTTTGATAAATGCGATCTGTCTAATGTTCATTTTTCCGGTTCCTTTATCCATCGGGTAGAGTTCAGGAACTGCAAACTGCTTGGAACAGACTTTTCCAGAAGCAGGCTCCAAAACGTTCGTTTTTCGGATTGCTTAGGGGATTATTCAATGTTCCGTTTTGCTAATTTTAAGCAAGTTGGTTTTGAAGATTGTTCTTTGATAAGTGCCGATCTGTATCATTTAACACTACAAAAAACCTTTTTTAACCGTTGCAATCTGGATCAAGCGATGCTATCCGGGTCCAAGCTCAACGGGATTGATCTGAGCGATTGCGAATTTGATGGGTTACAGGTGGATATAGAAGATTTGAATGGCTGCATCATTTCACCGCATCAGGCTTCATCATTTGTGGGCCTTTTGGGGCTAGTGATTAAATAA
- a CDS encoding DUF1259 domain-containing protein — MAISPLCRQFAAILKATPQIINGVCTASTVRNNIKPIILGKKTRSFLAIPQAFSFESIGRNGKGLCLGETVILTAEINPFISRLRKHGVKVTALHNHWLFDNPNLWYIHFEKVEKPLVFATEVRDALNVLTTKPVRPVIKKK; from the coding sequence ATGGCAATTAGTCCGCTTTGTAGACAGTTTGCAGCTATATTAAAAGCAACACCTCAAATCATTAACGGAGTTTGTACTGCATCTACAGTCAGAAATAACATCAAGCCGATCATTTTAGGGAAAAAGACCAGATCCTTTCTTGCAATACCCCAAGCTTTTTCTTTCGAAAGTATTGGACGTAACGGAAAAGGATTATGTCTTGGTGAAACCGTGATTTTGACCGCAGAAATTAATCCATTTATTTCTCGACTTCGTAAACATGGTGTCAAAGTAACGGCACTGCACAATCACTGGCTATTCGATAACCCCAATCTCTGGTACATCCACTTCGAAAAAGTAGAAAAGCCGCTTGTTTTCGCCACTGAAGTGCGTGACGCGCTTAATGTCTTGACAACGAAGCCTGTACGGCCAGTTATTAAAAAAAAATAA
- a CDS encoding PLP-dependent aminotransferase family protein — MDITIAYQRALQKYHLKYLALYHALREGILNGSLASGTRLPSTRDLAVMYGISRGSVKEAYDMLLAEGYVDSAVGRGTFVMQQTATLPDKFLINQQNQNSPVAKQKAPALSAWGQRIMQIERERNLQAPPASATDRDSAQPPLISFQAGEVVLEGNSQIAWKSAMTAAGKDLQRPSADTTTAPVNGDEWLREAICHHVGRTRGITATPDQVVLCSGSMEVITLLSQLLIHEQDRIVLENPCYSGIYRAVTASGGQIHAAEMDQQGIVPQDWDSKLLFVTPGRQFPTGAVLPLARRQHILQWSVSKGAWIIEDDYDSEFRWAGRPIEPLKALDRAECVIYVGSFSKSMFSSLRLGFAILPVELAQALTAAKRLYDPLPPARLEQRALARFMMRGDYVRHVRRMTRIYRSRYDVFQREIQQLSELFHWHQNDCGLHAYAIWKHESAQYHHLMQTAQFYGVTWRDAADYQLTPGPPSACFIFAHLTEQQIIEGFNRLRQAWDSIKHEYHGAKLRL, encoded by the coding sequence ATGGATATTACGATTGCTTATCAGCGTGCGCTTCAAAAGTATCATTTAAAATATTTGGCATTGTATCATGCTCTTCGTGAGGGAATCCTCAATGGTTCCCTTGCCAGTGGTACGCGTCTGCCTTCCACTCGTGATCTAGCTGTGATGTATGGAATTTCGCGAGGTAGCGTTAAAGAAGCATACGATATGCTGTTGGCAGAAGGATATGTAGACTCGGCAGTAGGCAGAGGAACCTTTGTTATGCAACAGACAGCGACGCTGCCCGACAAATTTCTAATCAACCAGCAGAACCAAAATTCACCTGTCGCAAAACAAAAAGCCCCTGCTCTATCAGCATGGGGACAACGAATCATGCAGATCGAAAGGGAACGAAACTTACAGGCGCCTCCTGCTTCTGCTACAGATAGAGACAGTGCGCAACCGCCTTTGATTTCTTTCCAGGCAGGAGAAGTTGTATTGGAGGGCAATTCACAGATCGCATGGAAAAGCGCAATGACTGCCGCTGGAAAAGATCTGCAAAGGCCCTCGGCTGATACGACGACTGCACCAGTGAACGGTGATGAATGGCTGCGCGAAGCGATTTGCCATCATGTTGGCAGAACACGCGGAATAACGGCTACCCCGGATCAAGTCGTATTATGCAGTGGTTCCATGGAAGTGATCACGTTATTAAGTCAGTTGCTTATTCATGAACAAGATCGAATTGTATTGGAGAATCCCTGTTATTCCGGCATCTATCGTGCAGTTACTGCCTCAGGCGGACAGATACATGCTGCTGAAATGGATCAACAAGGAATTGTCCCACAGGATTGGGATTCCAAATTGTTGTTTGTTACGCCGGGACGTCAGTTTCCAACGGGTGCTGTGTTGCCATTAGCACGCCGTCAACATATTTTGCAATGGTCAGTATCCAAAGGTGCGTGGATCATTGAGGACGATTATGACAGTGAATTCCGCTGGGCAGGACGACCCATTGAGCCGTTAAAAGCACTGGATCGCGCGGAATGTGTGATCTATGTCGGTTCCTTTTCCAAAAGCATGTTCAGCAGCCTTCGACTCGGATTTGCGATTCTGCCCGTTGAATTGGCCCAAGCGCTGACAGCTGCCAAACGACTATATGATCCCCTGCCGCCTGCCCGCTTGGAACAGCGCGCACTAGCACGTTTTATGATGCGCGGCGACTATGTACGCCATGTGCGTCGGATGACTCGAATATACAGATCACGCTACGACGTGTTTCAGCGTGAAATACAGCAGTTAAGTGAACTGTTTCACTGGCATCAGAACGATTGCGGACTACATGCCTATGCCATCTGGAAGCATGAGTCTGCCCAGTATCATCATTTGATGCAGACAGCACAATTTTACGGAGTCACATGGCGTGATGCCGCCGATTACCAACTGACACCGGGACCTCCATCAGCCTGCTTTATCTTTGCCCATTTAACGGAGCAACAAATTATTGAAGGGTTTAATCGTCTGCGCCAGGCATGGGACAGTATCAAACATGAGTATCACGGAGCAAAGCTGAGGCTTTAA
- a CDS encoding pyridoxamine 5'-phosphate oxidase family protein: MRRKEFTVAEQEEIEQFLSEVSFGFLGMNSEDGFPRVVPLNFAYGNGVFYIHGSRAGEKMERMKEDNRVTFSAAKEYALIPSYFTDEHMACPATSFFKSITVRGHAEHVVDLEEKASAFSIFMSKLQPEGGYDTIDASDSRYASRLKGVALIKIVPEEWTAKFKFGQNVKDQERQQIIDGLQQRGLDDDLTTIEMMRKYCPHH; encoded by the coding sequence GTGAGAAGAAAAGAATTTACGGTGGCAGAACAAGAGGAAATAGAGCAGTTTCTGAGCGAGGTCAGTTTCGGATTTTTAGGCATGAACAGCGAGGATGGTTTTCCGCGTGTGGTTCCCTTGAATTTCGCTTATGGAAACGGCGTTTTTTATATTCATGGCAGCCGTGCTGGAGAAAAGATGGAACGGATGAAAGAGGATAATCGGGTTACTTTTTCAGCAGCCAAAGAATATGCGCTCATTCCGTCTTATTTTACGGATGAACATATGGCATGTCCTGCGACATCATTTTTTAAAAGTATTACCGTGCGTGGTCATGCGGAGCATGTAGTGGATTTGGAAGAAAAAGCATCGGCCTTTTCCATTTTTATGAGTAAGCTGCAACCGGAAGGCGGGTATGACACGATTGATGCCAGCGATTCTCGGTATGCTTCACGCTTGAAAGGGGTCGCTCTGATCAAAATTGTACCAGAGGAATGGACTGCCAAGTTTAAATTCGGTCAAAATGTCAAAGATCAGGAACGTCAGCAAATTATCGACGGCTTGCAACAACGGGGGCTGGATGATGATCTGACAACGATTGAGATGATGCGCAAATATTGTCCTCATCACTGA
- a CDS encoding TetR/AcrR family transcriptional regulator encodes MRAGVRSRESRRLLLEAGAEEFAQTGFYQTKVSSIAARAGLTQPDFYIHFESKEQMYEELVESFRTLVNDTVQSMKIGPDLSEAEILRRGQVFLEAIFRVLSNNPAITRIGFYQAADSVRIKAEMAEHIKKHLLAAQRWGSCREELDPELTAECVIGLIERLTLTKLLPGRESPSVLAKQARNLLYHGMLGSEE; translated from the coding sequence ATGAGAGCAGGAGTCAGAAGTCGGGAAAGTCGAAGGTTGTTACTGGAAGCGGGGGCTGAAGAGTTCGCTCAGACGGGGTTTTATCAGACTAAGGTAAGTTCGATCGCGGCACGTGCAGGATTGACGCAGCCGGATTTTTATATTCATTTTGAAAGCAAGGAACAAATGTATGAGGAGCTTGTGGAGAGCTTTCGTACTTTGGTGAATGATACGGTACAAAGCATGAAGATTGGCCCAGACCTAAGCGAGGCTGAAATTTTGAGACGGGGACAAGTGTTTCTGGAAGCTATTTTTCGCGTGTTGTCTAACAATCCGGCGATCACTCGTATCGGATTTTACCAGGCGGCAGACTCGGTGCGCATTAAGGCGGAAATGGCCGAGCATATTAAAAAGCATCTGCTGGCGGCGCAACGATGGGGCTCCTGCCGTGAGGAACTGGACCCTGAACTGACAGCAGAATGCGTGATCGGCTTGATTGAACGTCTGACGTTAACTAAATTGCTACCTGGACGTGAAAGTCCGTCTGTGCTTGCCAAGCAAGCACGAAATCTCCTGTATCACGGAATGCTCGGGTCCGAAGAATAA
- a CDS encoding MerR family transcriptional regulator, whose amino-acid sequence MVTYKIDEVAKQSGLTKRTIRYYEEIGLLPSPQRSEGNMRLYTQEDVDLLKKIVSAKEVLGFSLQELQRYMSAAEMLKGQREEYRERTEHLQPNERRAMLEDMEGTLNEQLELMEGKINSIRMLQTELEELRVRVRERKVLLDEELNHDPS is encoded by the coding sequence ATGGTTACGTACAAAATTGATGAGGTCGCCAAGCAAAGTGGTCTGACGAAGCGAACCATTCGTTATTATGAGGAAATCGGCTTATTGCCCTCTCCGCAGCGCAGTGAAGGGAATATGCGCCTGTATACGCAGGAGGATGTGGATTTACTAAAAAAAATAGTGAGTGCCAAGGAAGTACTTGGATTCTCCTTGCAAGAGCTTCAGCGTTACATGTCCGCAGCGGAAATGCTTAAGGGTCAGCGGGAGGAATATCGCGAGCGAACAGAGCATTTGCAACCGAACGAGCGACGGGCCATGTTGGAGGATATGGAAGGTACACTGAACGAACAGTTGGAATTAATGGAGGGGAAAATCAACAGCATCCGTATGCTCCAGACTGAGCTGGAGGAGTTACGGGTTAGGGTGCGTGAACGCAAGGTTCTTCTGGATGAGGAACTTAATCACGACCCGTCATAA
- a CDS encoding MFS transporter, producing MSSQHALPEELKERSGLLSQPKAVWAVAFACVISFMGLGLVDPILPAIADQLHATKSQVSLLFTSYNLVTGVAMLITGVVSSRLGVKWTLLTGILFIIVFAGLGGTANTVGGIVGYRAGWGLGNALFIATALSAIVGLSTSGTAKAIILYEAALGLGISVGPLLGGELGSISWRGPFFGVAGLMVVGFLFITFMLPSIPKPKKRGSIADPFKALSYPALLTLGIVALLYNFGFFTLMAYSPYVMNLDEHGLGYVFFGWGIMLAFTSVFVAPKIQARLSVVSSISIMLTLFAIDLGVMAIGTIAGSPTTVIVAVIVAGIFLGINNTLITTAVMQAAPVERSTASAAYSFMRFLGGAISPWLAGKLSEWYSAETPFYFGALMVLIGVAVLIVRRRHMQDIQVDAH from the coding sequence ATGAGTTCACAACATGCATTACCTGAAGAGTTAAAAGAACGCTCAGGCTTGCTGTCTCAACCGAAAGCGGTATGGGCGGTCGCCTTTGCTTGTGTTATTTCATTTATGGGTCTGGGATTGGTCGATCCGATTCTTCCGGCCATTGCTGATCAGCTTCATGCTACGAAAAGCCAAGTGTCATTGCTGTTCACCAGCTACAATCTGGTAACAGGCGTTGCGATGCTGATTACGGGCGTTGTATCTAGTCGATTGGGTGTCAAATGGACACTACTAACCGGGATTTTGTTTATTATTGTGTTTGCCGGACTGGGCGGCACAGCCAATACAGTTGGCGGAATTGTGGGCTACCGGGCAGGCTGGGGTTTGGGGAACGCTTTGTTTATCGCAACAGCGTTGTCTGCGATTGTAGGTCTGTCCACTTCTGGAACAGCTAAAGCAATTATTTTGTATGAAGCGGCATTGGGCCTTGGGATTTCAGTGGGTCCGTTGCTGGGCGGTGAGTTAGGTTCCATTTCCTGGCGTGGTCCGTTTTTCGGTGTAGCCGGACTGATGGTAGTGGGATTTTTATTCATTACGTTTATGCTGCCTTCGATTCCAAAGCCCAAAAAACGCGGTTCCATTGCCGATCCGTTCAAAGCACTCAGTTATCCGGCGTTGCTCACGCTCGGTATTGTAGCGTTGTTATATAACTTTGGATTTTTTACGTTGATGGCGTATTCTCCATATGTAATGAATCTGGACGAGCATGGTTTAGGTTATGTGTTTTTTGGCTGGGGAATTATGCTGGCCTTTACCTCGGTGTTTGTAGCACCGAAGATTCAAGCACGCTTGAGCGTGGTATCTTCCATTAGTATCATGCTGACGCTGTTTGCCATTGATTTAGGTGTTATGGCGATTGGGACGATAGCTGGTTCGCCAACGACTGTCATTGTCGCCGTCATTGTAGCTGGTATTTTTCTGGGAATTAACAATACATTGATTACAACTGCTGTTATGCAGGCTGCTCCAGTGGAGCGCTCGACAGCATCTGCGGCCTACAGCTTCATGCGGTTTTTGGGCGGGGCAATTTCGCCGTGGCTTGCAGGGAAGCTGTCAGAGTGGTACTCAGCAGAAACCCCGTTTTATTTTGGAGCATTGATGGTACTGATTGGTGTAGCTGTGCTGATCGTACGTCGTCGACATATGCAGGATATTCAAGTGGATGCACACTAA
- a CDS encoding universal stress protein, whose product MSEYKHILVAIDGSEHAMKALETAKTLSKQLQGNPHLTVLHVNPALSMNEPPVGVDVDERIEEEGRHILEPASDYLKDEGISYRMLAGHGDPASVICESAKQEKTDLIIMGTRGKGLVSEMILGSVSHQVIQHAPCPVLTVK is encoded by the coding sequence ATGAGCGAGTACAAACATATTCTAGTCGCGATTGACGGTTCGGAACACGCGATGAAGGCGTTGGAGACAGCCAAAACGTTGTCTAAGCAGCTTCAGGGGAATCCGCATCTGACTGTATTGCATGTAAACCCGGCTTTATCCATGAATGAGCCGCCGGTTGGGGTTGATGTGGATGAGCGGATCGAAGAGGAAGGTCGTCATATCTTAGAACCTGCATCCGACTATTTGAAGGACGAGGGTATTTCTTACCGTATGCTGGCGGGTCACGGTGATCCGGCCAGTGTCATTTGCGAAAGTGCAAAGCAGGAAAAGACGGATTTGATCATTATGGGGACGCGGGGCAAAGGACTTGTTTCCGAAATGATACTGGGTAGCGTGAGCCATCAGGTGATTCAGCATGCACCTTGTCCGGTGTTGACGGTAAAATAG
- a CDS encoding aldehyde dehydrogenase family protein: MQQHLFIGGEWKAASSYTTLKSPYSGEIIAEVAEATSEDAKAAIQAASDARSEMRAMPAHQRSAILEKLADLLEERREDAARIIAREASKPWKAALVEVDRTVQTYKFAAEEAKRIHGETIPLDAAPGGEGRMAYTLKEPVGVVGAITPFNFPMNLVAHKVGPALAAGNTVVLKPAEQTPLSAYLIAELLEQAGLPAGALNVISGDGKTIGDVLVTDPRVSYITFTGSPAVGTEIRSKAGLKRVTLELGSNAAVIIDRDTDVDAVIDRCVSGAFANQGQVCISVQRIYVVDELYDTFVSRFIEATQRLKIGDPLEPDTDVSALISAKDVERVREWLEEAVQAGARIALGGQAKGGILEPTVLLNVDPTSKVSCREVFAPLVLIHSVSSIDEAVNHVNNSIYGLQAGIYTRDITTALDAADKLEVGGVMINDIPSFRVDHMPYGGVKQSGTGREGVKYAMEEMLETKLVVIKR; this comes from the coding sequence ATGCAGCAGCATTTATTTATTGGTGGAGAATGGAAAGCTGCTTCATCGTACACGACGTTGAAATCACCGTATTCCGGGGAAATCATTGCTGAGGTGGCAGAGGCCACGTCAGAGGATGCCAAGGCTGCTATTCAAGCGGCCTCTGATGCACGCTCGGAGATGCGGGCCATGCCAGCGCACCAGCGGTCAGCCATTTTGGAGAAGCTGGCTGACCTGCTGGAAGAGCGGCGTGAGGATGCAGCGCGCATCATTGCACGTGAAGCCTCAAAACCATGGAAGGCTGCGCTGGTGGAGGTTGACCGGACGGTGCAAACCTACAAGTTCGCAGCTGAAGAAGCCAAACGGATTCACGGGGAAACCATTCCGCTGGATGCCGCACCGGGCGGCGAGGGTCGTATGGCCTACACGCTCAAAGAACCAGTAGGGGTAGTCGGAGCTATTACACCATTTAACTTCCCGATGAATCTGGTCGCCCATAAAGTGGGTCCCGCGCTGGCAGCAGGCAATACGGTCGTATTAAAGCCTGCGGAGCAGACGCCGTTGTCGGCTTACTTGATTGCGGAGCTGCTGGAGCAGGCTGGATTGCCTGCGGGCGCTCTTAACGTGATCAGCGGCGATGGTAAAACCATTGGCGACGTACTTGTCACTGATCCACGCGTCAGCTATATCACCTTTACCGGTAGCCCGGCGGTCGGTACAGAAATTCGCTCCAAGGCCGGCTTGAAGCGGGTCACGCTGGAGCTGGGTTCCAACGCGGCCGTTATTATCGACCGTGATACGGATGTGGACGCGGTCATCGACCGCTGTGTGAGTGGAGCTTTTGCCAATCAGGGACAGGTGTGCATATCGGTTCAGCGTATTTACGTTGTTGATGAACTGTATGATACCTTTGTATCCCGATTTATAGAAGCGACTCAACGTTTAAAAATTGGAGATCCGCTAGAGCCGGACACGGATGTATCCGCGCTTATTTCAGCCAAGGATGTCGAACGTGTCCGTGAGTGGCTGGAAGAAGCGGTTCAAGCAGGTGCGAGGATCGCTCTGGGTGGCCAAGCCAAGGGAGGTATTTTGGAGCCGACGGTTTTGCTTAATGTGGACCCGACTTCCAAGGTGTCCTGTCGTGAAGTGTTTGCCCCGCTTGTGCTGATTCATTCTGTTAGCTCTATAGATGAAGCCGTAAACCATGTGAATAATTCGATTTATGGCCTGCAGGCGGGAATTTACACGCGTGATATCACGACTGCGCTGGATGCAGCGGACAAGCTTGAGGTGGGCGGCGTGATGATCAATGACATTCCAAGCTTCCGTGTTGACCATATGCCGTATGGTGGTGTGAAGCAAAGCGGCACTGGACGAGAAGGCGTAAAGTATGCCATGGAAGAAATGCTGGAAACAAAGCTGGTCGTTATTAAACGGTAG
- a CDS encoding SDR family oxidoreductase: MSFQLESILSEFKGKRALVTGGTKGMGEAIAKRLTAAGATVITTARTTPANLENPDLFIPADISTPEGVDKVVHSVLERLGGVDILVNNVGGSSAPSGGALILTDEHWQQTFNANLFAAVRLDRGLLPAMVEKGSGVIIHISSIQRRLPLYDATLAYAAAKAALTTYSKGLSKQFSPQGIRINTVAPGFIETKAAQSLIDRIAETTGDRESALKQLMDSLGGIPIGRPGLPEEVAELVAFLVSDRAASITGSEYNIDGGTVPTV; the protein is encoded by the coding sequence ATGAGTTTTCAATTAGAAAGCATTTTAAGTGAGTTTAAAGGCAAAAGGGCCTTGGTCACAGGCGGTACCAAAGGAATGGGAGAGGCTATTGCTAAGAGACTTACAGCTGCAGGTGCTACCGTAATAACTACGGCTCGAACTACTCCAGCTAATTTAGAAAATCCAGACCTGTTTATTCCAGCCGATATTAGTACGCCTGAAGGTGTAGATAAAGTAGTACACAGTGTTCTTGAGCGCCTAGGCGGTGTAGATATTCTTGTCAACAATGTTGGAGGCTCGTCAGCCCCATCTGGGGGAGCTCTTATCTTGACAGACGAGCATTGGCAGCAAACTTTTAACGCCAATCTGTTTGCTGCCGTCCGTTTAGACCGTGGACTGCTGCCGGCTATGGTGGAAAAGGGTTCCGGTGTTATTATTCATATTTCATCTATTCAACGTCGCTTGCCGCTATATGATGCAACATTGGCTTATGCTGCAGCCAAAGCAGCTTTAACTACTTACAGCAAAGGGTTATCCAAGCAGTTTTCGCCTCAAGGCATTCGTATTAATACAGTTGCGCCAGGCTTTATCGAAACGAAGGCAGCACAAAGTTTGATTGATCGGATTGCTGAAACGACAGGTGACCGAGAAAGTGCATTAAAGCAACTGATGGACTCGTTGGGAGGAATTCCAATTGGTCGTCCAGGACTACCAGAAGAAGTCGCTGAGCTTGTTGCTTTTCTGGTATCCGACCGGGCCGCTTCAATTACAGGAAGTGAATATAATATTGACGGTGGAACAGTTCCAACGGTCTAA
- a CDS encoding DUF1330 domain-containing protein — protein MPAYVVFIREQSTDQTELQLYSELAPAGLAGHSVNPLAMYGAYQVLEGPAIEGLAILEFPTFEEAQAWYFSPAYQKALKHRLRGGRYRGVIVDSM, from the coding sequence ATGCCCGCTTATGTTGTTTTTATACGTGAACAGAGTACCGATCAAACTGAACTCCAACTCTATTCTGAGTTGGCACCGGCAGGTTTGGCGGGACATTCCGTCAACCCCCTAGCAATGTATGGCGCATACCAAGTCCTCGAAGGACCCGCTATTGAAGGGCTGGCCATCTTGGAATTCCCCACTTTTGAGGAAGCACAAGCTTGGTACTTTAGTCCAGCCTATCAAAAAGCCCTAAAGCATCGACTGCGCGGAGGGCGGTACCGGGGTGTCATTGTCGATAGTATGTAA
- a CDS encoding nuclear transport factor 2 family protein, giving the protein MNPHRTLPPAVETYFTSANKSQLEVLTSAFDKDALILDNHREIKGMEAIKSWCEAEILRPNVTFEIVDMDDSNNTIVVIAKVDGDFDKSNLPDPLLLKHQFLVNNNKIKELIITLP; this is encoded by the coding sequence ATGAATCCACATAGAACCCTGCCACCGGCAGTAGAAACTTATTTTACATCAGCGAACAAATCCCAGCTTGAAGTACTTACTTCCGCTTTCGATAAAGATGCGTTGATCTTGGATAATCATCGCGAAATCAAAGGTATGGAAGCCATAAAATCATGGTGTGAAGCAGAAATATTGAGGCCGAATGTCACTTTTGAGATCGTGGATATGGATGACAGTAACAATACCATCGTCGTAATTGCGAAAGTAGACGGAGACTTTGATAAATCAAATCTTCCCGATCCACTCCTACTTAAACATCAATTTCTAGTAAACAACAATAAAATTAAAGAACTGATTATTACACTTCCATAA
- a CDS encoding helix-turn-helix transcriptional regulator, translated as MPLSRHFEIVYMLLHKKKVTADELAEHFEVSTRTIYRDIDTLSAAGIPIYSSRGKGGGISLMEGYVFNTSLLSEQEQDDILMALQSVATATIPQVEEVLNKLSRLFKKDMGNWIEVDFSPWGSQNSQRQLFTLIRNAIITNRVIKFRYYNVAGEQSYRSVEPAKLLFKDKSWYVEGYCLNTESHRVFKISRMKEIAVTETSYEPRTVVASTDTKMNDLLHTIEVTLHISAQGAYRVYDEFAEKTITQKEDGSYTVTAQFPVGNWLDSYLLSFGPLLIEVSPEQVRTRILSHLETMKRNLNDPL; from the coding sequence ATGCCGTTAAGCAGACATTTTGAAATCGTTTATATGTTACTCCATAAGAAAAAAGTGACTGCTGATGAATTGGCAGAGCATTTTGAGGTTTCCACACGAACGATTTATCGGGACATAGATACCTTAAGCGCAGCTGGGATTCCCATCTACAGCAGTAGAGGCAAGGGGGGCGGAATATCATTGATGGAGGGTTATGTCTTTAACACCTCTTTACTGTCCGAGCAGGAACAAGATGATATCTTAATGGCCCTTCAGAGTGTGGCTACAGCTACCATCCCACAGGTAGAAGAAGTGCTAAACAAGTTGAGTAGGCTTTTTAAAAAAGACATGGGAAACTGGATCGAAGTAGATTTTTCGCCATGGGGAAGCCAAAACAGCCAGAGACAGCTATTCACTCTTATACGCAACGCAATAATCACAAACCGTGTTATAAAGTTCCGCTATTATAACGTCGCCGGGGAACAGAGTTATCGTAGCGTCGAACCTGCCAAGCTCTTGTTTAAAGATAAATCCTGGTATGTGGAAGGTTACTGTTTAAATACCGAAAGTCATCGTGTATTTAAGATTAGCCGAATGAAAGAGATTGCAGTTACCGAAACTAGTTATGAGCCAAGAACAGTCGTAGCATCTACAGATACAAAGATGAACGACTTGCTTCATACCATTGAAGTAACTCTTCACATTTCTGCTCAAGGAGCTTACCGCGTATACGATGAATTTGCCGAGAAAACAATTACTCAGAAGGAAGACGGCTCTTATACCGTCACAGCACAATTTCCTGTAGGCAATTGGCTGGACAGTTATCTGCTGTCCTTTGGTCCCCTCCTTATAGAGGTTAGCCCCGAACAAGTACGTACAAGAATATTGTCTCATTTAGAAACGATGAAAAGAAATTTAAATGATCCTCTATAA
- a CDS encoding AbrB/MazE/SpoVT family DNA-binding domain-containing protein produces MKSTGMTRPLDALGRIVIPKEMRISMDYNVGDPVEIFADEETGILAFRKYTGVTCKMCGSTEQLTYFRDSFICGECIESLKKGINFSPILRPSKSALSNSQRSNKESKRLRRSTQQMIESLKELMQKHPNAAQHEYAKILEVSQARISQLKKML; encoded by the coding sequence TTGAAAAGTACAGGTATGACACGTCCCCTAGATGCGTTAGGCCGCATCGTTATTCCCAAAGAAATGCGAATTTCCATGGATTATAATGTGGGTGATCCTGTTGAGATTTTTGCAGATGAGGAAACTGGTATTCTCGCCTTTCGAAAGTACACTGGGGTGACGTGTAAAATGTGTGGTTCAACAGAACAGTTAACTTATTTTAGAGACAGCTTTATTTGCGGGGAATGTATTGAAAGTTTAAAGAAGGGGATAAATTTTAGCCCTATCCTAAGACCATCCAAATCAGCTTTATCCAACTCACAACGATCTAATAAAGAGTCCAAACGTCTGCGGCGATCGACACAACAAATGATCGAAAGTCTAAAAGAATTAATGCAAAAACACCCCAATGCAGCACAGCACGAATATGCCAAAATACTTGAGGTTTCCCAAGCCCGTATATCCCAGCTCAAAAAAATGCTCTAA